In a genomic window of Virgibacillus sp. SK37:
- a CDS encoding sulfite exporter TauE/SafE family protein has product MDIMTGLLLLIIGIIAGGYGTIVGAGGGFIFVPALLILLDMDPVIAAGSGLVIVLINSFTGVLGYAKQKKINYKIALTIGISALPGALLGVWLLQAYSSQYFYVIFATILVGLGIFLFSKNSPWEGKLLSKKKQPERNAPKDAWFIPLGLVMGILSSYLGIGGGWLLVPILIYVFHVPTHRAAATSILSLCLYSLIGVLSQLYYSNIDWMTVVFGGAGVILGANIGVFLSQRIPGKVILQMLSVLLVIIGVRMYFQ; this is encoded by the coding sequence ATGGACATCATGACAGGACTTTTGCTTTTGATTATCGGCATAATCGCAGGAGGCTATGGAACAATTGTCGGAGCGGGAGGCGGTTTTATTTTTGTGCCGGCATTATTAATTCTTCTGGATATGGACCCAGTGATTGCGGCTGGTTCAGGCTTAGTAATCGTTCTAATCAATTCTTTTACAGGCGTACTTGGCTATGCCAAGCAAAAGAAAATCAACTATAAAATCGCTTTAACCATCGGAATCAGTGCACTTCCAGGCGCACTATTGGGAGTATGGTTACTGCAAGCTTACTCTTCTCAATACTTTTATGTCATTTTCGCAACAATTTTAGTCGGTCTCGGCATCTTTTTATTCAGTAAAAATTCTCCATGGGAAGGAAAGCTTTTGTCAAAAAAGAAACAACCAGAAAGAAACGCACCCAAAGATGCCTGGTTCATTCCGTTAGGACTTGTTATGGGAATTCTATCAAGCTATCTCGGTATTGGTGGTGGGTGGCTGTTGGTTCCCATTTTAATCTATGTCTTTCATGTGCCAACACACCGTGCAGCAGCTACTTCCATTCTCTCATTATGTTTATATTCGCTCATAGGCGTCCTTTCTCAGCTTTACTACAGCAACATCGACTGGATGACAGTAGTATTTGGAGGGGCAGGCGTGATCCTTGGCGCAAACATTGGTGTATTTCTATCACAGCGGATTCCCGGAAAAGTCATTTTGCAGATGCTTTCCGTCTTGCTGGTGATTATTGGAGTGCGGATGTATTTTCAGTGA
- the codA gene encoding cytosine deaminase: MLLKNAKLYKQDGKWDILITNGNIQQISQTTESKAEDEEVIDLDGKIVLPPYVEPHIHLDYVLTAGTPRWNQSGSVFEGIEIWSERKQIVKETKEDIKKRAMEAVRMQMKHGIQHVRTHVDVSDPTLKGLEALLEVKEEVKKYMDIQIVALPQEGLYSKPEGESLLRKALEMGADVVGGIPHYEPTREDGVRSVICALDLAEEFGKLVDIHCDEIDDDQSRYLEVLAAEALKRNMGHLVTASHTTAMASYSNAYTYKLFQTLKKAGVHFIALPKANLHLQGRFDSHPVRRGLTRVKEMLNEGINVCFGLDSIKDPWYPLGDGNLMPVVDVGLHACHMTDHDNIVKALDLVTTNGARTLDIMEKYGVKEGNQANLIVIDSDSEYEAIRTQAPVLYSIRNGEIIVKTEPARTEMAL, encoded by the coding sequence ATGCTTTTGAAAAATGCCAAATTATACAAGCAGGACGGAAAATGGGATATTTTAATTACGAATGGAAATATCCAACAGATCAGTCAAACTACAGAGAGCAAAGCTGAGGATGAAGAAGTAATTGATTTAGATGGCAAGATTGTGCTGCCGCCTTATGTCGAGCCACATATCCACCTTGATTATGTGCTTACAGCAGGTACGCCGAGATGGAATCAATCAGGCTCTGTATTTGAGGGGATTGAAATCTGGTCGGAGAGAAAACAGATCGTAAAAGAAACAAAAGAGGATATAAAGAAGCGTGCCATGGAAGCAGTTCGGATGCAGATGAAGCATGGCATTCAACATGTAAGAACACATGTGGATGTTAGTGATCCAACATTGAAAGGCTTAGAGGCACTTCTGGAAGTAAAAGAAGAAGTCAAAAAATATATGGACATTCAAATTGTAGCCTTGCCTCAAGAGGGGCTCTACAGCAAACCGGAAGGAGAATCCCTATTACGCAAGGCGCTTGAAATGGGTGCAGATGTCGTTGGTGGCATTCCGCATTATGAGCCGACTCGGGAAGATGGGGTACGGTCCGTTATATGCGCGTTGGATCTCGCAGAAGAGTTTGGCAAGCTAGTGGATATCCATTGTGATGAGATTGACGATGATCAATCCAGATATTTGGAGGTACTGGCAGCAGAGGCGCTTAAAAGGAATATGGGGCATCTAGTTACCGCAAGTCATACAACCGCAATGGCTTCCTACAGTAATGCCTATACCTATAAATTGTTCCAGACACTGAAAAAAGCAGGCGTGCATTTTATTGCCTTGCCAAAAGCCAATTTGCATCTGCAAGGTCGCTTTGACAGTCATCCAGTACGACGTGGACTCACACGTGTGAAGGAAATGTTGAATGAAGGAATTAATGTTTGTTTCGGACTCGATTCCATTAAAGATCCATGGTACCCATTAGGCGATGGTAATTTGATGCCTGTGGTGGATGTTGGTTTGCATGCTTGTCATATGACAGACCATGACAATATTGTGAAGGCACTAGATCTGGTAACGACAAATGGAGCTAGAACCCTTGATATAATGGAGAAGTATGGTGTGAAAGAAGGTAATCAAGCGAATTTAATTGTCATTGATTCCGATTCAGAATACGAAGCAATCCGTACGCAAGCACCTGTACTCTATTCTATTCGTAATGGAGAAATTATTGTAAAAACAGAACCAGCAAGAACGGAAATGGCTTTGTAA
- a CDS encoding Zn-dependent hydrolase has translation MIRLERLKNRILRMAEIGGTENNGVTRLALSQEDKKGRDLFVKWMKELKLDVRIDDFGNIYGRKKGSNPEAPVVMMGSHLDSVPKGGRFDGVLGVLAGLEVVESLIENNVEHENPIEIVSFTNEEGARFTPQMLGSGAVTNQFPKDYTYSRKDNDNFIFYEELERIGYLGKEENRLKNVGTFIEFHIEQGPVLETNNKAIGIVEGISGFSWLEVTVTGETNHSGSTPMELRKDALSTTATTIQTIQKWAEEKEDGTVATIGTIRAEPGIINAVPGKVVFTLDVRDRNKEQFHFYMNEIQELIKDCVQRDSLNCTIQEIKTHSPVSFAPWITNIIEEVSAESKVPYQRITSGAGHDAMYLNTVADTAMIFVPSIGGKSHCEEEYTPWEDIEKGINVLYKTICRILTSEKFKDQFLSTRI, from the coding sequence ATGATTCGCTTAGAGCGCTTAAAGAATCGCATACTACGGATGGCTGAAATAGGAGGGACAGAAAATAACGGAGTAACAAGACTAGCCTTGTCACAGGAGGATAAAAAGGGCAGAGACCTTTTTGTCAAATGGATGAAGGAGTTAAAATTGGATGTACGGATCGATGATTTTGGAAATATCTATGGTCGAAAAAAAGGGAGCAACCCAGAAGCTCCCGTAGTAATGATGGGATCTCATTTGGATTCTGTTCCCAAGGGCGGACGTTTTGATGGAGTACTGGGCGTGTTGGCTGGACTGGAAGTAGTAGAATCTCTTATAGAAAATAATGTCGAACATGAGAATCCTATTGAGATTGTATCCTTCACAAATGAAGAAGGAGCTCGCTTTACACCACAAATGCTAGGAAGTGGTGCTGTAACGAACCAATTCCCAAAAGATTATACCTATAGTCGTAAAGATAATGATAACTTTATTTTTTATGAAGAGTTAGAAAGAATTGGCTATCTTGGTAAAGAGGAAAATAGATTAAAGAATGTTGGTACCTTCATTGAATTTCACATAGAGCAAGGGCCTGTACTGGAAACGAATAATAAGGCTATTGGAATTGTAGAAGGTATTTCAGGATTTTCTTGGCTGGAAGTTACAGTAACTGGGGAAACCAATCATTCTGGTTCGACGCCGATGGAACTACGTAAGGATGCTCTTTCAACTACTGCTACAACGATTCAAACAATACAAAAGTGGGCTGAAGAGAAAGAGGATGGAACGGTCGCTACTATAGGTACCATCCGTGCAGAGCCCGGGATCATCAATGCGGTACCTGGAAAAGTTGTTTTTACACTTGATGTCAGAGATAGAAATAAGGAACAATTCCATTTTTATATGAATGAAATACAGGAACTAATAAAGGATTGTGTTCAGAGGGATTCCTTGAATTGTACTATCCAGGAAATCAAAACACATTCTCCAGTTTCCTTTGCTCCATGGATCACTAATATTATAGAAGAAGTTTCAGCGGAAAGTAAGGTACCCTATCAGAGAATAACCAGCGGAGCAGGACATGACGCTATGTATTTGAACACGGTCGCTGATACAGCTATGATTTTCGTGCCTAGTATTGGAGGGAAAAGTCATTGTGAAGAAGAGTATACTCCCTGGGAGGATATTGAGAAAGGTATCAACGTTCTTTATAAGACAATCTGCAGAATTCTAACTTCTGAAAAGTTTAAAGATCAGTTTTTATCCACTCGGATATAG